Proteins from a genomic interval of Stenotrophomonas maltophilia R551-3:
- the purF gene encoding amidophosphoribosyltransferase, giving the protein MCGIVGIVGNQNVAGQLYDGLTVLQHRGQDAAGIATVNGSRLRVQKATGLVRDVFDARTMSTLEGSVGIAHVRYPTAGSEGMDEAQPFYVNSPYGIALAHNGNLINTEALRQQVFEQDRRNVNTDSDSEVLLNVFAYELEQQRQLSPEAAIRAVAGVHRRCKGGYAVVSVVLGLGLVAFRDPHGIRPLVLGKRSHAEGDEYIVASESAALDVLGFQRVRDVQPGEALVITARGELFSEICAEPAEHTPCIFEYVYFARPDSMIDNVSVHKARMRMGIKLGEKILRLRPDHDIDTIIPIPDTSRDAALEISNVLGVKYREGFIKNRYIGRTFIMPGQGERVKSVRRKLNPIHLEFRNRVVLLVDDSIVRGTTSQQIVQMARDAGARKVYLASAAPPVRYPNIYGIDMPAAEELVAHNRTVEEIEAHLGCDWLIYQDLEDMEAAVSEGNPALRNFDSSCFNGHYPTGIEPGYFERIQQLRSDDAKHKRRA; this is encoded by the coding sequence ATGTGTGGCATCGTCGGAATCGTCGGCAACCAGAACGTCGCCGGGCAGTTGTATGACGGCTTGACCGTTCTCCAGCATCGCGGCCAGGATGCGGCGGGCATCGCCACCGTCAATGGCAGCCGCCTGCGGGTGCAGAAGGCCACGGGCCTGGTCCGCGATGTGTTCGATGCACGCACCATGTCCACCCTGGAAGGCAGCGTCGGCATCGCCCATGTGCGTTACCCGACCGCGGGCTCGGAAGGCATGGACGAGGCACAGCCGTTCTATGTCAATTCGCCGTACGGCATCGCGCTGGCCCACAACGGCAACCTGATCAACACCGAGGCGCTGCGCCAGCAGGTGTTCGAGCAGGACCGCCGCAACGTCAACACCGATTCGGACAGCGAAGTGCTGCTGAACGTGTTCGCCTACGAACTGGAGCAGCAGCGCCAGCTCAGCCCGGAAGCCGCGATCCGCGCGGTGGCCGGCGTGCACCGTCGCTGCAAGGGCGGCTATGCGGTGGTCAGCGTGGTGCTGGGCCTGGGCCTGGTCGCCTTCCGCGACCCGCATGGCATCCGTCCGCTGGTGCTGGGCAAGCGCAGCCACGCCGAAGGCGATGAGTACATCGTGGCTTCCGAATCGGCCGCGCTGGACGTGCTGGGCTTCCAGCGCGTGCGCGACGTGCAGCCGGGCGAAGCGCTGGTGATCACCGCGCGTGGCGAGCTGTTCTCGGAGATCTGCGCCGAGCCGGCCGAGCACACCCCGTGCATCTTCGAATACGTGTACTTCGCGCGCCCGGATTCGATGATCGACAACGTCTCGGTGCACAAGGCGCGCATGCGCATGGGCATCAAGCTGGGCGAGAAGATCCTGCGCCTGCGCCCGGACCACGACATCGACACCATCATCCCGATTCCGGATACCTCGCGCGATGCCGCGCTGGAGATCTCCAACGTGCTCGGGGTGAAGTACCGCGAAGGCTTCATCAAGAACCGCTACATCGGCCGCACCTTCATCATGCCGGGCCAGGGCGAACGGGTGAAGTCGGTGCGCCGGAAGCTCAACCCGATCCACCTGGAGTTCCGCAACCGCGTGGTGCTGCTGGTGGACGACTCGATCGTGCGTGGCACCACCAGCCAGCAGATCGTGCAGATGGCCCGCGATGCGGGCGCGCGCAAGGTCTACCTGGCCAGCGCCGCGCCGCCGGTGCGTTACCCGAACATCTACGGCATCGACATGCCAGCGGCCGAAGAGCTGGTCGCGCACAACCGCACCGTGGAAGAGATCGAAGCCCACCTCGGCTGTGACTGGCTGATCTACCAGGACCTGGAAGACATGGAAGCGGCGGTGAGCGAGGGCAATCCGGCGCTGCGCAACTTCGATTCGTCCTGCTTCAATGGCCATTACCCGACCGGCATCGAGCCGGGCTACTTCGAGCGCATCCAGCAACTGCGTTCGGATGACGCCAAGCACAAGCGCCGCGCCTGA
- a CDS encoding DUF2235 domain-containing protein: MAPPQDTDEDVGLLRIGLFFDGTRNNAHNLERGRPQLPQPRPAQLRADDDSTYQSRLTSSYDNGLTNIARLQQLYPDSRRDTLATASLSIYVEGVGTRDDADDDLIGLAFGIGASGVRAKVQRALQVLLPVALTELSTRWRQPLRRVQLDLFGYSRGAAAARDIANQLQAWDNARWRQLLQSSGLACAGDFTAATPALRFIGLFDTVVAVNGGRADEQPRLALRTGIAGQVLQLTARDEHRQHYPLTSVAPPFTEIALPGVHANIGGGYNQIEEGPKLLSRPRRQQLRRTAVADYQIPPLTVLQATTAYAEAQADAERWRQQLGADQKEVWVDVWHQWQQQRRAGSRSVLLSPVLYVTAAVVLRRRIDWRYQLIALQVMQQHARDAGVQWRADAADVPGWALPSALLPIARRLVAGQALTPTQEALLRRRYLMQSAHWNFDALGDTALTYAADAGVSELPYRPGPGLFYINRPTVDGRRVVLPNG; this comes from the coding sequence ATGGCACCACCGCAGGACACGGACGAAGATGTCGGCTTGCTGCGGATCGGCCTGTTCTTCGATGGCACCCGCAACAACGCACACAATCTGGAACGCGGTCGCCCGCAGCTGCCACAGCCACGCCCGGCCCAGCTGCGCGCCGACGACGATTCGACCTACCAGAGCCGGCTGACCAGCAGCTACGACAACGGCCTGACCAACATCGCCCGTCTGCAGCAGCTGTACCCGGATAGCCGCCGCGATACGCTGGCGACTGCATCGCTGTCGATCTATGTGGAAGGCGTCGGCACCCGCGACGATGCAGACGACGACCTGATCGGCCTGGCCTTCGGTATCGGCGCCAGCGGCGTGCGGGCGAAAGTGCAACGCGCGCTGCAGGTGCTGCTGCCGGTCGCGCTGACCGAGCTGTCCACACGCTGGCGGCAACCGCTGCGGCGCGTGCAGCTGGACCTGTTCGGCTATTCGCGCGGTGCCGCCGCTGCACGCGATATCGCCAACCAGTTGCAGGCCTGGGACAACGCACGCTGGCGACAACTGCTGCAGTCATCCGGCCTGGCCTGTGCTGGTGATTTCACTGCGGCAACACCGGCACTGCGCTTCATCGGCCTGTTCGACACCGTGGTTGCGGTCAATGGCGGCCGCGCCGATGAGCAGCCACGGCTGGCACTGCGTACCGGTATCGCCGGCCAGGTGCTGCAGCTGACTGCACGCGACGAACACCGCCAGCACTATCCACTCACCAGCGTGGCGCCTCCCTTCACTGAAATCGCACTGCCGGGCGTGCACGCCAACATCGGCGGTGGCTACAACCAGATCGAAGAAGGCCCCAAGCTGCTCAGTCGTCCACGTCGGCAGCAGCTGCGTCGCACGGCCGTTGCCGATTACCAGATTCCGCCCCTGACGGTGCTGCAGGCGACCACGGCCTATGCCGAAGCGCAGGCCGATGCCGAGCGCTGGCGGCAACAGCTGGGCGCGGACCAGAAGGAAGTGTGGGTCGATGTCTGGCACCAGTGGCAACAGCAGCGTCGTGCAGGCAGCCGCAGCGTCCTGCTGTCACCGGTGCTGTACGTGACTGCTGCGGTGGTGCTGCGCCGGCGCATCGACTGGCGGTACCAGCTGATTGCCCTGCAGGTGATGCAGCAGCACGCACGCGATGCCGGCGTGCAGTGGCGTGCCGATGCAGCCGATGTTCCAGGCTGGGCGCTCCCCTCCGCGCTGCTGCCGATCGCACGGCGACTGGTGGCCGGACAGGCGCTGACCCCGACCCAGGAGGCACTGCTGCGACGGCGCTACCTGATGCAGTCGGCGCACTGGAACTTCGATGCACTGGGCGATACCGCACTGACCTATGCCGCCGATGCCGGGGTGAGCGAACTGCCCTACCGGCCAGGGCCCGGCCTGTTCTACATCAACCGGCCGACCGTGGATGGCAGACGCGTGGTGCTGCCAAACGGGTGA
- a CDS encoding ferritin-like domain-containing protein — MVDVPDVGGDLLRAAQQCLAEADPLRKVALTQAYAAAFRAGRLKVAADAPSPEPIRMPGRPAKLVLVHPREVPRRGLGGVEGRAAFIHAIAHIELNAIDLAWDAVYRFRGLPSAFHADWVSCADDESRHFMLLRERLQAHGHDYADFPAHNGLWEMCEKTAHDGLARMALVPRVLEARGLDVTPGMIEKLRNVGDAETADVLEVILREEVAHVAAGSRWFRWHCDRAGIEPRARFKELLVEYAGGYLYGPFNLEARLLAGFDADELANLVEQAG, encoded by the coding sequence GTGGTTGACGTGCCCGACGTCGGAGGCGATCTGCTGCGCGCCGCGCAGCAGTGCCTGGCGGAAGCCGACCCGCTGCGCAAGGTCGCGCTGACCCAGGCTTATGCGGCCGCGTTCCGTGCCGGCCGCCTGAAGGTGGCGGCCGATGCGCCGTCGCCGGAGCCGATCCGCATGCCGGGCCGGCCGGCGAAGCTGGTGCTGGTGCATCCGCGCGAAGTGCCGCGGCGCGGACTGGGCGGGGTGGAAGGGCGTGCCGCCTTCATCCACGCCATCGCCCATATCGAACTCAACGCGATCGACCTGGCCTGGGATGCGGTGTATCGCTTCCGTGGCCTGCCGTCGGCGTTCCATGCCGATTGGGTGAGTTGTGCCGACGACGAATCGCGGCACTTCATGCTGCTGCGCGAACGCCTGCAGGCACACGGCCATGATTACGCCGATTTCCCCGCGCACAACGGCCTGTGGGAAATGTGCGAAAAGACTGCGCATGACGGTCTGGCACGCATGGCATTGGTGCCGCGGGTACTGGAAGCACGTGGCCTGGACGTGACTCCGGGCATGATCGAGAAACTGCGCAATGTCGGTGACGCTGAAACCGCCGACGTGCTGGAGGTGATCCTGCGTGAGGAAGTGGCGCACGTCGCTGCGGGTTCGCGCTGGTTCCGCTGGCATTGCGACCGTGCCGGTATCGAGCCGCGCGCACGCTTCAAGGAGCTGCTGGTCGAATACGCTGGCGGCTATCTGTATGGCCCCTTCAATCTGGAAGCGCGCCTGCTGGCCGGCTTCGATGCTGACGAACTGGCCAACCTGGTCGAGCAGGCCGGCTGA